Proteins encoded by one window of Emticicia oligotrophica DSM 17448:
- a CDS encoding RNA polymerase sigma factor translates to MMLSDSELLLLFQDELKRQEAFTLLIKKYQQKIYWHIRKMVIDHDDADDVVQDTFIKIWQGLQNFRSDSQLYTWIYRIATNESLNFLQKKRRQNHVPLENQDSLDLLETLESAITQDYISGDEIQIKLQKALLLLPDKQRLVFNMKYFDDMKYEDISEITGTSVGALKASYHLAVKKIEETLNAEN, encoded by the coding sequence ATGATGCTATCCGATTCGGAATTACTATTACTTTTTCAAGATGAACTAAAGCGTCAAGAAGCATTTACCTTACTGATAAAAAAATATCAGCAGAAAATTTATTGGCACATTCGTAAAATGGTAATTGACCATGACGATGCCGATGATGTTGTACAAGATACGTTCATAAAAATTTGGCAAGGATTGCAGAATTTCCGTTCAGATTCACAACTATATACGTGGATTTATCGAATTGCGACTAACGAAAGTTTAAATTTTTTGCAAAAAAAACGTCGCCAAAACCATGTACCGTTAGAAAATCAAGACAGCCTTGATTTATTAGAAACACTTGAAAGTGCGATAACTCAAGATTATATTTCAGGTGATGAGATTCAAATCAAATTACAAAAAGCATTATTACTATTACCTGATAAACAGCGTTTGGTTTTTAATATGAAGTATTTTGATGATATGAAATATGAAGATATTTCTGAAATTACAGGTACATCTGTTGGAGCGTTGAAAGCATCTTACCATTTAGCTGTAAAAAAAATCGAAGAAACATTAAATGCTGAAAACTAA
- a CDS encoding M23 family metallopeptidase, whose translation MIRIISTLLLITYLVSDSCFFPAFGQHKNNNEEYPKGYFMFPIQPGQQASLSGGFGDLRTNHFHAGIDIRTGGVEGYQVFAAADGYISKIRVMKGGYGNVLYITHPNGYTTVYGHLKNFNTQIEEYVRRKEYAQQVWDIELSPSPKELQVKKGEIVAIGGNTGASGGPHLHFEIRDEAENAINPLKFGFPEIQDSQAPVIERVILKTLNAYSRVNGEFGRVSVAPTRSSDGFFNIPNVIKAHGVIGLELNTYDRSQTSPFRLGITQLEVKVDGKTSYKLNLEKMPFDISKDINVHMDYDIAETNGVRIQKCYVSDGNRLSIYQTDANKGKIIIRDNQQHQVSIEVKDTYGNYSNLNFTIQGEQPNENFIEELAEESNFSGNISTSITENTLAIRAKNSKAPFAVLQYKGIPIPVPLSYKRGNESVYLHDLNKGVADFVQVDNSSEQINIKQVIYPIKGQYHTEPNLNIDFADALYDTLYLKTNLIGNRLSINTEKIPLKDFMTVTWAPSGVSVSPKAGVYYVNDGRKFLGGSWLGNKIQFKTKELGDFQLLTDNEAPSIRPVKIDSTELRFSISDGLSGIKNFNCYVDGEWVLMDYEYKSNRIWSIKLDESKTFHGDLKLEVTDNVGNLAVYEVNIDEYTSTQEEIRKVSKKSKSSKKTSKSKKNVSKSRKSSSKHPSKKSKRKRR comes from the coding sequence ATGATACGAATAATTAGCACACTTTTACTTATAACATACTTAGTTTCTGATTCTTGTTTTTTCCCCGCGTTTGGTCAACACAAAAATAATAATGAAGAATACCCAAAAGGTTATTTCATGTTTCCAATTCAACCAGGGCAACAAGCATCACTTTCAGGTGGATTTGGCGATTTAAGAACAAATCATTTTCACGCTGGAATTGATATTCGTACTGGTGGCGTAGAAGGATACCAAGTTTTTGCGGCTGCAGATGGTTATATTTCTAAAATTCGTGTCATGAAGGGTGGGTATGGCAATGTCCTATACATTACTCATCCTAATGGATATACAACTGTTTATGGGCATTTAAAAAATTTCAATACTCAAATCGAAGAGTATGTCAGACGAAAAGAGTATGCCCAACAAGTTTGGGATATTGAACTTTCACCTTCACCTAAAGAACTACAAGTTAAAAAAGGAGAAATTGTAGCGATTGGTGGGAATACGGGGGCATCTGGCGGACCTCATCTACACTTCGAAATTCGAGACGAAGCTGAAAATGCAATCAATCCACTCAAATTTGGTTTTCCTGAAATTCAAGATTCTCAAGCACCTGTTATCGAACGAGTTATTCTAAAAACCCTCAATGCTTATTCGAGGGTAAATGGTGAGTTTGGAAGGGTATCCGTTGCTCCAACACGCTCTTCCGATGGCTTTTTCAATATTCCCAATGTTATAAAAGCACACGGTGTGATTGGTCTTGAATTAAATACTTATGACCGTAGCCAAACATCTCCTTTCAGATTAGGAATTACGCAACTTGAAGTGAAAGTGGACGGGAAGACTTCCTATAAACTGAATCTTGAGAAAATGCCTTTCGACATTTCAAAAGATATTAATGTGCACATGGATTATGACATCGCTGAAACAAACGGTGTGAGGATACAAAAATGTTATGTTTCCGATGGAAATCGACTTTCAATTTATCAAACTGATGCAAATAAAGGGAAAATAATTATTCGAGATAACCAGCAACATCAAGTTTCAATAGAAGTAAAAGATACGTACGGAAACTATTCAAATCTTAACTTTACAATTCAAGGCGAACAACCTAATGAAAACTTCATTGAAGAATTAGCCGAAGAAAGTAATTTTTCAGGCAATATATCCACTTCAATTACCGAAAATACTTTGGCAATTAGAGCTAAAAATTCTAAAGCTCCTTTCGCAGTTCTACAATATAAAGGCATTCCAATTCCTGTACCTCTTTCCTACAAAAGAGGCAATGAATCGGTCTATCTTCATGACCTCAACAAAGGTGTTGCTGATTTTGTACAAGTTGATAATTCTTCAGAACAAATTAATATTAAACAAGTAATTTATCCAATTAAAGGGCAATATCATACTGAACCTAATCTGAATATTGATTTTGCCGATGCACTTTATGATACACTCTATTTAAAAACAAACCTCATTGGAAACAGACTTTCTATTAATACTGAAAAAATACCCTTAAAAGACTTTATGACCGTAACATGGGCTCCTTCTGGGGTATCGGTTTCTCCTAAAGCTGGTGTATATTATGTAAATGATGGTCGTAAGTTTTTAGGGGGTTCATGGCTTGGCAATAAAATTCAATTCAAAACCAAAGAACTTGGCGATTTTCAGTTATTGACAGATAACGAAGCTCCTAGTATTCGACCTGTAAAAATTGATTCTACGGAGTTACGTTTTTCAATTTCAGATGGACTTTCGGGCATTAAAAACTTTAATTGTTACGTTGATGGCGAGTGGGTTTTAATGGATTATGAGTACAAATCAAATCGAATTTGGTCAATCAAATTAGATGAATCGAAAACATTTCATGGTGATTTAAAGTTAGAAGTAACAGATAATGTTGGAAATTTAGCTGTTTATGAAGTAAATATTGATGAATACACTTCAACCCAAGAAGAAATTAGAAAGGTTTCCAAAAAGTCAAAATCATCTAAGAAAACATCTAAAAGTAAGAAAAATGTCTCTAAAAGTAGGAAGTCCAGCTCCAAGCATCCAAGCAAAAAATCAAAACGGAAACGTCGTTAA
- a CDS encoding GNAT family N-acetyltransferase, with amino-acid sequence MIEIKEITAAETWPTRHKTMWPNKPLEFVILPQDDEGIHYGLFVDNTLVSVISLFIDGKAGHFRKFATDEAQQGKGYGSKILNHLINEATKHNIERLTCSARLSAISFYEKFGFNICSEITRKNDKDYIEMELIL; translated from the coding sequence ATGATTGAAATAAAGGAAATCACGGCGGCTGAGACTTGGCCAACTAGACATAAAACTATGTGGCCTAATAAGCCTCTTGAGTTTGTAATACTACCGCAAGATGATGAAGGGATTCATTATGGATTATTCGTAGATAATACATTAGTTTCTGTGATTTCACTTTTTATTGACGGAAAAGCAGGACATTTTAGAAAATTTGCTACTGATGAAGCTCAACAAGGAAAAGGGTATGGCTCAAAAATTCTTAATCATTTGATTAATGAAGCTACAAAGCATAATATCGAACGATTAACATGTAGTGCGAGGTTATCTGCAATTTCATTTTATGAAAAATTTGGTTTTAATATTTGCTCAGAAATTACAAGGAAAAACGATAAAGATTATATAGAAATGGAGTTAATTCTCTAG
- a CDS encoding transketolase, producing the protein MQIKELQDVASQVRRDIVRMVHGCQSGHPGGSLGCTDLLVGLYFQQMKINNRKGKGGFLTFNMDATNEDLFFLSNGHISPVFYSVLAHRGYFDKSELATFRKINTRLQGHPTTHENLPGIRIASGSLGQGLSVAIGAALAKRLNGEKNLVYCLMGDGEQQEGQVWEAAQAAPHHKVDNLIAIIDLNGQQIDGPTEKVMSNRDLKAKYKAFGWNVMEIKDGNNMEQVIAGLRKAKRLSGKGQPIMILMKTEMGAGVDFMMGSHKWHGVAPNDEQLAAALAQLPETLGDY; encoded by the coding sequence ATGCAAATCAAAGAGTTACAAGACGTCGCTTCGCAAGTTCGTCGAGACATCGTTAGAATGGTGCATGGCTGCCAATCAGGCCACCCAGGTGGTTCATTAGGTTGTACTGATTTATTAGTTGGATTATACTTTCAACAAATGAAAATCAATAACCGTAAAGGTAAAGGAGGCTTCCTTACTTTTAATATGGATGCAACTAACGAAGATTTATTTTTTCTTTCAAATGGCCATATTTCTCCAGTGTTTTATAGTGTTTTAGCACACCGAGGTTATTTTGACAAATCGGAATTGGCTACTTTTAGAAAAATTAATACTCGCTTACAAGGGCACCCAACCACGCACGAAAACCTTCCTGGTATTCGTATTGCATCTGGTTCATTGGGGCAAGGCTTGTCTGTTGCAATTGGTGCTGCATTAGCCAAAAGACTAAATGGTGAGAAAAACTTGGTTTATTGCTTAATGGGTGATGGTGAACAACAAGAAGGCCAAGTTTGGGAAGCGGCTCAGGCAGCTCCGCACCACAAAGTGGATAACCTTATTGCCATTATCGACTTAAATGGTCAACAAATTGATGGTCCAACTGAAAAAGTAATGTCGAACCGTGACCTTAAAGCTAAATATAAGGCTTTTGGATGGAACGTAATGGAGATTAAAGACGGTAATAATATGGAGCAAGTAATTGCTGGTTTGCGTAAAGCTAAGCGTTTATCGGGTAAAGGTCAACCAATCATGATTTTAATGAAAACTGAAATGGGTGCAGGTGTTGATTTTATGATGGGTAGCCACAAATGGCACGGTGTAGCTCCAAACGATGAGCAATTAGCAGCAGCATTAGCTCAATTGCCTGAAACTTTGGGAGATTATTGA
- a CDS encoding transketolase family protein has product MTKYTFTEKKDTRSGFGAGMTELGRTNPNVVTLCADLVGSLKIDTFIKENPERFIQCGIAEANMIGLAAGLTIGGKIPFATTFANFGSSRVYDQIRQSVAYSDKNVKIAVSHAGLTLGEDGATHQILEDLAMMRALPNMTVINPCDFNQTKAATIAAAEHHGPVYLRFGRPVVPVFTAPDQKFEIGKAWMVSEGKDVSIFATGHLVWEAIQACEILEAKGISAEIVNIHTIKPLDEKAVLKSVRKTKCVVTCEEHQMNGGLGDAIAQTLAKNFLAPQEYVAVDNSFGESGTPAQLMDKYGLNAASIVEKALKVIARKA; this is encoded by the coding sequence ATGACAAAATATACCTTCACCGAGAAAAAAGATACACGCTCTGGATTCGGAGCGGGAATGACCGAACTTGGTCGCACAAATCCAAATGTTGTTACGCTTTGTGCTGACTTAGTAGGTTCATTAAAAATTGATACATTCATCAAAGAAAACCCTGAACGTTTTATCCAATGTGGTATTGCAGAAGCAAACATGATTGGCTTAGCAGCAGGACTTACAATCGGGGGTAAAATTCCTTTCGCTACAACATTTGCCAATTTTGGTTCAAGCCGTGTGTATGACCAAATTCGCCAATCAGTAGCATATTCTGATAAAAATGTAAAAATCGCGGTTTCTCACGCAGGTCTTACATTAGGTGAAGATGGAGCAACTCACCAAATTCTTGAAGATTTAGCAATGATGCGTGCTTTGCCAAACATGACAGTAATCAATCCATGTGATTTTAATCAAACAAAAGCCGCAACTATTGCTGCAGCAGAACATCATGGACCTGTTTACTTAAGATTTGGCCGTCCGGTAGTGCCCGTTTTTACTGCTCCCGACCAAAAGTTTGAAATTGGTAAAGCATGGATGGTTTCAGAAGGAAAAGACGTAAGTATCTTCGCCACTGGTCACTTGGTATGGGAAGCAATCCAAGCGTGTGAAATCTTAGAAGCCAAAGGCATCAGTGCTGAGATTGTAAACATTCATACGATTAAACCTTTGGATGAAAAGGCTGTTTTAAAATCAGTTCGTAAAACTAAATGTGTGGTAACTTGCGAAGAACACCAAATGAATGGTGGTTTAGGAGATGCCATTGCACAAACGCTTGCTAAAAACTTCCTAGCTCCACAAGAATATGTAGCAGTTGATAATTCATTCGGTGAATCAGGTACGCCTGCACAATTAATGGATAAATATGGCCTAAATGCAGCTTCAATTGTAGAAAAAGCATTGAAAGTAATTGCAAGAAAAGCTTAA
- a CDS encoding phosphomannose isomerase, which translates to MKFSAETEKSVVFANVEKEIKDLGFNIDKQDQTRPWGGFFVLDESQAPKFIETYFPHLSVSDFGEGRKLSPKILVVAPNKRLSWQYHFRRAEIWKVVGGTAGVVTSETDEENELQTLALGTIINLKQGERHRLIGLNGWGIIAEIWQHTDPQNPSDEDDIVRVQDDFGR; encoded by the coding sequence ATGAAATTTTCAGCTGAAACAGAGAAATCCGTAGTTTTTGCCAATGTAGAAAAGGAGATTAAAGACTTGGGATTTAATATAGACAAACAAGACCAAACTAGACCTTGGGGCGGTTTTTTCGTGCTTGATGAATCACAAGCACCTAAATTTATTGAGACTTATTTCCCTCATTTATCTGTAAGTGATTTTGGGGAGGGACGTAAGTTAAGTCCAAAAATTTTAGTTGTTGCACCTAATAAGCGTTTATCATGGCAATACCATTTTCGTAGAGCAGAGATATGGAAAGTTGTAGGTGGAACTGCTGGAGTTGTAACTAGCGAAACTGATGAAGAAAACGAACTTCAAACTTTGGCTTTAGGAACTATCATAAATCTGAAACAGGGAGAAAGACATCGCCTCATTGGGCTTAATGGATGGGGAATTATTGCCGAAATTTGGCAACATACCGACCCTCAAAATCCATCAGATGAAGATGATATTGTGAGAGTTCAAGACGATTTTGGTAGATAA
- a CDS encoding DUF1295 domain-containing protein, with amino-acid sequence MLRIVLFIAIIGLATFLGIQNTLFLQGFAVLMSCLTILWIISLVLEDSSIIDIFWGLGFIIVAWYYRQQLALSDIRSLLICLLITIWGLRLSLHLAIRNIGKGEDYRYQTWRTQYNKNWWWVSFLRVFLLQGILLWIISSVYLPAMQATTNLSLIDYIGIAIWVIGFYFEAVGDWQLVQFKKNNNNKGLVLDKGLWSLTRHPNYFGDALLWWGYFIFAINSSTLVFIFSPLLMTFLLMKVSGVSLLEQKLNETKANYHEYMNKVPAFFPRFNQK; translated from the coding sequence ATGCTTAGAATTGTTTTATTCATTGCAATAATAGGTTTAGCTACCTTCCTTGGCATACAAAACACCCTTTTCCTTCAAGGTTTTGCTGTGCTAATGAGTTGTTTAACAATTCTTTGGATAATAAGTCTAGTTCTAGAAGATTCAAGTATCATTGATATCTTTTGGGGCTTAGGGTTTATCATAGTTGCGTGGTATTACAGACAACAACTTGCTCTTTCAGATATTCGCTCATTACTAATATGTTTACTGATTACTATTTGGGGCTTGAGATTAAGCCTCCACTTGGCAATTCGAAATATTGGAAAAGGAGAAGACTATCGCTATCAAACTTGGCGAACACAATATAATAAAAACTGGTGGTGGGTTTCCTTTCTGCGAGTGTTCCTGCTTCAAGGAATTTTACTCTGGATAATTTCATCAGTATATTTACCTGCAATGCAAGCAACAACTAATCTTTCACTTATTGATTATATTGGCATTGCTATTTGGGTAATTGGATTCTATTTTGAAGCGGTTGGAGATTGGCAATTAGTACAATTCAAGAAAAATAACAATAATAAAGGGCTGGTTTTGGATAAAGGATTATGGTCATTGACTCGACATCCAAATTACTTTGGCGATGCTCTCCTTTGGTGGGGATATTTTATTTTTGCAATTAATTCTAGTACCCTTGTTTTTATTTTTAGCCCATTACTCATGACTTTTTTACTAATGAAAGTTTCAGGAGTATCACTCTTAGAGCAGAAATTAAACGAGACCAAGGCTAATTATCATGAATATATGAATAAAGTACCTGCGTTTTTCCCTAGGTTTAATCAGAAATAA
- a CDS encoding DUF1572 family protein, with the protein MLASLETLYVRDLLRLKSEIESYVEENTIWEIRNEINNSAGNLCLHLIGNLNHYVGHQLGGTAYVRNRVAEFSEKNVSRSELVAKIEQTIEMIKSILPNISEELLAKNHTEEFQGGLNSNEFFLIHLLSHLNYHLGQINYHRRLIK; encoded by the coding sequence ATGCTTGCCTCATTAGAAACCTTGTACGTTAGAGACCTCTTACGTTTGAAATCAGAAATCGAATCGTATGTGGAAGAGAATACAATTTGGGAAATAAGAAACGAAATTAATAATTCGGCTGGAAATCTTTGTTTACACTTAATTGGTAACCTGAATCATTACGTCGGGCACCAATTAGGTGGAACTGCTTATGTTAGAAATAGAGTCGCTGAGTTTTCTGAAAAAAATGTATCAAGAAGTGAATTAGTCGCAAAAATTGAGCAAACCATTGAAATGATTAAATCAATTTTACCTAATATTTCTGAAGAATTATTAGCTAAAAATCATACAGAGGAATTTCAAGGTGGGCTAAATTCAAATGAATTCTTCTTGATACATTTACTGAGTCATCTAAATTATCATCTCGGACAAATTAATTACCATCGTAGGTTGATAAAATAG
- a CDS encoding M48 family metallopeptidase, translating into MKTFFKSSIGAIIFILIIWSCQRVPLTGRKQFVGLVSNEQMMSMSFAEYKGFMDTSKVITSSKDAEMIARVGGRIKTAVENYLIQNNYSQVIDGYQWEFKLVQSKELNAWCMPGGKVCFYSGILPVCKDEAGVAVVMGHEIAHAIASHGRERASEAMAAQGITQIGAVAAGVYTGNQQVMDIVGQVLGVGGQLGFVLPNSRRQESEADKLGLIFMSMAGYNPQNAVDFWKRMAAAGAKSQKPPKLLSTHPADEVRIADLEKQLPQAMKYYQAYSGRSK; encoded by the coding sequence ATGAAAACTTTTTTTAAATCTTCCATTGGAGCAATCATATTCATATTAATTATTTGGTCTTGTCAACGTGTACCATTAACTGGCAGAAAGCAATTTGTTGGTTTGGTTTCTAATGAGCAAATGATGTCCATGAGTTTTGCAGAATACAAGGGTTTCATGGATACTTCAAAAGTAATTACATCTAGTAAAGATGCCGAAATGATTGCCAGAGTTGGAGGTAGAATAAAGACTGCGGTTGAAAACTACTTAATACAAAATAACTATAGCCAAGTTATAGATGGTTATCAATGGGAATTTAAACTTGTACAAAGTAAGGAACTCAATGCTTGGTGCATGCCTGGTGGAAAAGTTTGTTTTTATTCAGGTATTTTGCCTGTTTGTAAAGATGAAGCGGGTGTTGCAGTTGTAATGGGTCATGAAATTGCTCATGCTATTGCAAGCCATGGTCGCGAACGTGCAAGTGAAGCCATGGCTGCCCAAGGTATAACCCAAATTGGTGCAGTTGCGGCAGGTGTTTACACCGGAAATCAGCAGGTTATGGATATTGTTGGACAAGTGTTAGGCGTAGGAGGGCAACTTGGATTTGTTTTACCTAATAGTCGTCGTCAGGAATCTGAAGCAGATAAACTTGGACTAATTTTTATGTCAATGGCTGGTTATAATCCACAAAATGCAGTTGATTTTTGGAAAAGAATGGCAGCGGCAGGAGCTAAGTCTCAAAAACCGCCTAAATTGCTTTCTACTCACCCAGCAGATGAAGTTCGTATTGCGGATTTGGAAAAACAGTTGCCACAAGCTATGAAGTATTATCAAGCATATAGTGGGCGTTCTAAATAA
- a CDS encoding fumarylacetoacetate hydrolase family protein: MEYFFMKIIAIGRNYAEHIKELNNERPDEPVIFTKPETAILRDGEPFFYPDFSNDIHHEVEIIVKISKMGKNIEDKFAHKYYDEIGIGIDFTARDIQSKLKSKGLPWDLAKGFNGSAPISSFVPKTKYADLKDLNFHLDVNGEIRQQGNTSMMLYPIDTIIAFISKYFTLKTGDIIFTGTPAGVGPVKIGDKLSAFVEGEKMLEFEVK, translated from the coding sequence ATAGAATATTTTTTCATGAAAATCATAGCAATTGGCCGTAATTACGCCGAACACATCAAAGAATTAAACAACGAACGTCCAGACGAGCCAGTAATTTTTACAAAGCCAGAAACTGCCATTTTACGAGATGGTGAGCCATTTTTCTATCCTGATTTTTCCAACGACATTCATCATGAAGTAGAAATTATTGTAAAAATAAGTAAAATGGGAAAGAATATTGAGGATAAGTTTGCCCATAAATATTATGATGAAATAGGCATTGGCATTGATTTTACAGCAAGAGATATTCAATCTAAGTTAAAATCAAAGGGTTTGCCTTGGGATTTAGCTAAGGGTTTCAATGGCTCCGCTCCTATTTCAAGTTTTGTTCCAAAAACAAAATACGCTGATTTGAAAGATTTGAACTTTCACTTAGATGTCAATGGAGAAATACGACAACAAGGCAATACCTCAATGATGCTTTATCCAATAGATACTATCATCGCTTTTATTTCAAAGTATTTTACCCTAAAAACTGGTGATATTATTTTTACTGGTACACCAGCAGGAGTTGGTCCAGTGAAAATTGGAGATAAACTATCTGCTTTTGTTGAGGGTGAAAAAATGCTAGAATTTGAAGTTAAATAG
- the bcp gene encoding thioredoxin-dependent thiol peroxidase, with protein sequence MSLKVGSPAPSIQAKNQNGNVVKLSDYLGKKVVLYFYPKDATPGCTAQACSLRDNYENLLAKGYVVLGVSVDDEKSHQKFIAKYNLPFDLLSDTDQIIVNDYGVWAEKSMYGKKFMGIVRTTFIIDEQGNIEDIIQKVDTKNHAEQILG encoded by the coding sequence ATGTCTCTAAAAGTAGGAAGTCCAGCTCCAAGCATCCAAGCAAAAAATCAAAACGGAAACGTCGTTAAGCTATCCGATTATTTAGGTAAAAAAGTAGTTTTATATTTTTATCCGAAAGATGCCACGCCGGGATGTACGGCCCAAGCTTGTAGCCTCCGCGATAACTATGAAAATCTTCTTGCCAAAGGCTATGTTGTGCTAGGCGTAAGTGTTGATGATGAGAAATCACATCAAAAGTTTATTGCTAAATACAATCTTCCTTTTGATTTATTATCTGATACCGACCAAATCATTGTCAATGATTACGGTGTGTGGGCAGAAAAATCAATGTATGGAAAGAAATTTATGGGTATTGTCCGAACTACATTCATCATTGATGAGCAAGGGAATATTGAAGACATTATTCAAAAGGTAGATACAAAAAATCATGCTGAACAAATCTTAGGATAA
- a CDS encoding LytTR family DNA-binding domain-containing protein, whose protein sequence is MKTYKNIHLGSHLYIPSHLVIMIKADINYSLIYLSNGNKVVVATCLKKLEQRLAEVESFARVHKSYIINLSYLKSFEEGHFSLENNLSGLVSRRKFKIYKRIVEYKRAI, encoded by the coding sequence ATGAAAACTTATAAAAATATTCACCTAGGCTCTCATTTATATATCCCTTCACATTTGGTAATAATGATTAAGGCAGATATTAACTATTCATTAATATATTTAAGTAACGGAAATAAAGTGGTTGTTGCTACTTGCTTGAAAAAGTTAGAACAAAGATTAGCCGAAGTTGAAAGTTTCGCCAGAGTACACAAGTCCTATATTATAAATTTAAGTTATTTAAAGTCTTTTGAAGAAGGGCATTTTTCTTTAGAAAATAATTTGAGCGGACTAGTTTCTCGTCGAAAATTTAAAATTTATAAGCGTATTGTTGAGTATAAAAGAGCCATTTAA